The following coding sequences lie in one Brachionichthys hirsutus isolate HB-005 chromosome 15, CSIRO-AGI_Bhir_v1, whole genome shotgun sequence genomic window:
- the pif1 gene encoding ATP-dependent DNA helicase PIF1 — translation MFHGDDGAQLQCCVTVEHLNSSGQAIRRQLFRKASVILGRNEFQELILRLHDGKVPQSYPLKEFKLFTKFARDGKCTVKLLPENIQVLVSNCPPDQLNLFLKTLSVKHQAFQNIKPLSDRERVKAGRPRGFTAISPLQQKDIQKVNDLRRKGLVESTNKMAVAGARPQVKRSRSDTNFSPVKANPSKKPILSLSSRKLSKEQEAVLSAVLSGKNVFFTGSAGTGKSFLLRRIMGSLPPKSSFATASTGVAACHIGGTTLHNFAGIGSGSAPLEQCVELAQRPGVLQHWTSCRHLVVDEVSMVEARFFDKLESVARSVRRSTEPFGGIQLILCGDFLQLPPVSKGKEKARFCFQARSWRKVVQLNMELTEVRRQTDQAFIALLQAVRVGRVTEEVTARLMESAYHQIERDGILATRLCTHKDDVELTNQNKLQQLPGSVRVFEALDSDPSLQRTIDAHCPVSRLIQLKVGAQVMLTKNLDVARGLVNGARGVVVAFESGKCGLPRVRFLCGATEPLRPERWVFKSGSGIHLSRQQLPLKLAWAISIHKSQGMTLDCVEISLARVFESGQAYVALSRARSLQGLRVMDFQPTVVKADPDVLLFYKKLRKERLLMQATMDNYCQ, via the exons ATGTTTCACGGTGATGACGGTGCCCAGCTGCAGTGCTGCGTGACGGTGGAGCATCTCAACTCCTCCGGCCAGGCCATCCGCAGGCAGCTCTTCAGGAAAGCCTCTGTCATCCTGGGCCGGAACGAGTTCCAGGAACTCATCCTGCGGCTGCACGACGGGAAAGTCCCGCAAAGTTACCCCCTGAAAGAGTTCAAGCTCTTCACAAAGTTTGCAAGAGACGGCAAATGCACCGTCAAACTGCTTCCTGAAAACATCCAGGTGCTCGTCTCCAACTGCCCTCCGGACCAGCTGAACCTCTTCCTGAAAACCCTGAGCGTCAAACACCAGGCCTTTCAAAACATCAAGCCCCTCAGCGACCGAGAGAGAGTCAAGGCAGGCCGGCCTCGCGGCTTCACGGCCATCAGCCCCCTGCAGCAGAAGGATATCCAGAAGGTCAATGATTTGAGACGTAAAGGGTTGGTGGAGAGTACGAATAAGATGGCTGTGGCAGGAGCGAGGCCGCAGGTTAAAAGGTCAAGGAGCGACACTAACTTCAGTCCG GTGAAGGCCAACCCAAGTAAAAAGCCCATCCTGTCTCTGTCATCTCGAAAGCTGAGTAAAGAACAGGAGGCCGTTCTTAGTGCTGTGCTGAGTGGCAAGAACGTCTTCTTCACTGGTAGCGCAG GCACAGGAAAGTCCTTCTTGTTGAGGAGAATAATGGGGTCTCTTCCTCCAAAGAGCAGCTTCGCCACAGCCAGCACGGGAGTGGCCGCGTGCCACATCGGAGGGACGACGTTGCACAACTTCGCCG GTATCGGTTCTGGCTCCGCCCCGCTGGAGCAGTGCGTTGAGCTGGCCCAGAGGCCCGGCGTGCTGCAGCACTGGACCAGCTGTCGACACCTCGTCGTCGATGAGGTCTCTATGGTGGAGGCGCGGTTCTTCGACAAGCTCGAGTCGGTGGCCAG GTCGGTGAGGCGGTCCACCGAGCCGTTCGGCGGCATCCAGCTGATCCTGTGCGGCGacttcctccagctgcctccCGTTtctaaaggaaaggaaaaggcCAGGTTCTGCTTCCAG GCCAGGAGTTGGCGTAAAGTCGTCCAGCTCAACATGGAGTTAACGGAAGTACGAAGGCAAACGGATCAAGCTTTCATTGCCCTCCTGCAGGCGGTGAGGGTGGGCAG GGTGACGGAGGAAGTCACAGCTAGGCTGATGGAAAGCGCCTACCATCAGATCGAGAGGGACGGTATCCTGGCAACCCGGCTGTGCACGCACAAGGATGATGTGGAGCTGACGAACCAGAACAAACTTCAGCAGCTGCCAG GGTCAGTGCGTGTCTTTGAGGCGCTGGACAGTGACCCCTCCCTGCAAAGGACCATAGATGCTCACTGCCCCGTCAGCAGATTGATCCAACTCAAAGTGGGAGCtcag GTCATGCTTACGAAGAACTTGGACGTTGCTCGGGGTTTGGTGAACGGAGCACGAGGAGTTGTGGTGGCTTTTGAGTCTGGAAAATGTG GGCTTCCACGTGTGCGGTTCTTGTGTGGCGCTACAGAACCGCTGAGGCCTGAGCGCTGGGTGTTTAAGTCCGGAAGTGGGATCCACCTTAGTCGACAGCAGTTACCGCTCAAACTGGCCTGGGCCATTTCCATTCACAAGAGCCAG GGGATGACTCTCGACTGTGTGGAAATCTCTCTGGCGCGTGTGTTTGAGAGCGGCCAGGCTTATGTGGCCTTGTCTCGAGCTCGAAGTTTGCAGGGTCTAAGGGTGATGGACTTCCAGCCGACTGTGGTCAAGGCAGATCCAGATGTTCTCTTATTTTATAAGAAACTGAGGAAGGAGAGGCTCCTCATGCAGGCAA CGATGGATAATTACTGTCAGTAA
- the nsun4 gene encoding 5-methylcytosine rRNA methyltransferase NSUN4: KSDGDGQAPAPLQLTPQIKCLVFPRADTTRFKPARPDMFGLLGYYLMDAASLLPCLALDVREGHSVLDLCAAPGGKTLALLQAQSLGFLCINDSSVSRTLRMKKALHSYIPKMFLKDEKLRITSFDGTKWGEIERNTFNRVLVDVPCTTDRHSVMEDDNNIFRKDRTGERQRLPQLQLKLLLAGVQAACPGGEIIYATCSLSQNQNQNVVKEAICVAQENHGIILQVVDLNPLTHMFRKTFHFAPDLHIGVMVIPHLAANFGPIYICKLRRLA; this comes from the exons AAATCTGACGGTGACGGTCAGGCGCCTGCTCCTCTACAGCTTACTCCTCAAATCAAGTGCTTGGTGTTTCCAAGAGCCGATACCACAAGATTCAAGCCGGCTAG ACCGGATATGTTTGGGTTGTTGGGTTATTACTTGATGGATGCTGCATCTTTGCTGCCTTGCCTCGCACTTGATGTTCGAGAAGGTCACAGTGTGCTCGACCTGTGTGCCGCTCCAGGAGGCAAAACCTTGGCTTTACTTCAGGCTCAGTCTCTCG GTTTTTTGTGCATCAATGATTCCTCAGTGTCTCGAACACTGCGGATGAAAAAAGCCCTCCATAGCTACATTCCTAAGATGTTTTTGAAAGACGAGAAGCTACGCATCACCTCCTTTGATGGCACCAAATGGGGGGAAATAGAGAGGAATACTTTTAACAGG GTCCTAGTTGATGTCCCCTGCACCACAGACAGACATTCTGTCATGGAGGACGACAACAATATATTCAGAAAGGACAGGACTGGCGAGAGACAAAGGCTGCCGCAGCTacagctgaagctgctgct AGCGGGAGTCCAAGCAGCTTGTCCGGGTGGGGAGATTATTTACGCCACCTGCAGTCTTTCtcaaaaccagaaccagaatgtGGTGAAAGAGGCGATCTGCGTGGCTCAAGAGAACCACGGCATTATTCTTCAG GTTGTTGACTTGAACCCCCTTACCCACATGTTTAGAAAAACCTTTCACTTTGCTCCTGACCTCCACATTGGAGTGATGGTCATCCCACACTTAGCTGCTAACTTTGGTCCCATCTACATTTGCAAGCTAAGGAGGCTAGCATAG